One window of Trichomycterus rosablanca isolate fTriRos1 chromosome 2, fTriRos1.hap1, whole genome shotgun sequence genomic DNA carries:
- the arl4ab gene encoding ADP-ribosylation factor-like 4ab, translating into MGNSLSDSHAIFSGLPSFQALHIVILGLDCAGKTTVLYRLRFNEFVNTVPTKGFNTEKIKLVMGTRNRTVAFHFWDVGGQEKLRPLWRSYTRCADGLVFVVDSVDAERMEEAKTELHKITRLQENQGVPVLVLANKQDLRSALPLGELEKLLALNELGANTHWHLQPACAIIGEGLQEGLERLHGMITKRRKMMRQQKRKR; encoded by the coding sequence ATGGGAAACAGCTTATCAGACTCACACGCCATCTTCTCGGGGTTGCCATCCTTCCAGGCCCTACATATTGTAATCCTAGGATTAGACTGTGCTGGGAAGACCACTGTGCTATACAGGCTTCGGTTTAATGAATTTGTAAACACAGTTCCCACCAAAGGCTTTAACACAGAGAAGATCAAACTGGTCATGGGTACAAGGAACCGGACAGTAGCATTCCACTTCTGGGATGTAGGGGGTCAGGAGAAATTGCGGCCGTTGTGGCGATCGTACACGCGCTGTGCGGACGGCCTGGTGTTTGTGGTAGACTCGGTGGATGCCGAACGCATGGAGGAGGCCAAAACGGAGCTGCACAAGATTACACGGCTTCAGGAGAACCAAGGGGTACCGGTGCTTGTGCTGGCCAACAAACAGGACTTGCGAAGCGCTCTGCCATTGGGTGAGCTGGAGAAGTTGCTGGCACTAAATGAACTTGGTGCTAACACACACTGGCACCTTCAGCCAGCTTGTGCCATCATTGGAGAGGGCCTGCAAGAGGGATTAGAGCGCCTCCATGGCATGATTACCAAGCGAAGGaagatgatgaggcagcagaaAAGGAAAAGATGA